The DNA window GCCCGCTAGTGTCAGATCACGCGTGCGGCATGATGAGTCCAGCTGCCCTCCGTGTCTCCGTGCCTGCGTGGTGATCCATCGCCCTCCCTTGCCGGTTTGCCACATCCTCGCCAGAATCCATCCATGACCTTCAAGCTCGATCGCGACACCATCCGCTGGGGCATCATCGGCTGCGGCGACGTAACCGAAGTCAAAAGCGGGCCGGGGTTCCAGAAGGCGACGAACTCGGCGTTGGTCGCCGTCATGCGACGTTCGGGCGACAAAGCCGCCGACTACGCCAAACGGCACAACATCCCGCGCTGGTACGACGACGCGGCGAAGTTGATCGCCGACCCCGAGGTCGATGCCGTCTATATCGCGACTCCGCCGGGCTCGCACATGCAGTACACGCTTGAAGTGGCGGCCGCGGGGAAGCCGGTCTACGTCGAGAAACCCATGGCCCGCACGCACGATGAGTGCACGAAGATGGTCGAGGCCTGCAAGCGCGCAGGCGTGCCACTGTTCGTCGCGTACTACCGCCGGCGGCTGCCGCGCATTCTACGGGTCAAACAACTGATCGATTCCGGAGCGATCGGCGAGGTTCGGTTCGTGCAGCACACCCTCTTCCAACGCCCCAACGCCCAGGAGAAAACGCGCGACGCACTGCCCTGGCGCGTCATCCCCGAATTGGCCGGCGGCGGGCGGTTTCTCGACCTGGCGTCGCATGCGCTAGACGTGTTCGACTACCTGTTCGGCCCCGTCGCCGAGGCGACCGGCTGTGCCGCCAACCAGGCGAAACTGTACGACGCCGAGGACATCGTCACCGGCAACTGGGTGCATCAATCCGGCGTGATCGGCAGTTGCACGCTCTGCTTCACCACGTTCGATCGCATCGACCGCTGCGAGATCGTCGGCTCTAAAGGGGTGATCACGTTTCAGGTCATCGAAGGCGGCCCGATCGAAGTCTGGACGGCGGGCGGCAAGCAGCACTACGACGACCCCAATCCGCTGCACGTGCAGCAGCCGCTGATTCAGTCGGTGGTGGATGATTTGCGGGGCGTAGGAACGTGCCCCAGCACAGGCGAATCGGCCGCCCGGACGAGTTGGGTGATGGATCGGATGCTGGAGGAATACCGCGCTGGACGTCATCAGTGACACGGCCTTCCAGGCCGTGCGAGCGACGTTGAAGTCGGCAAATTGGTGAGGTTCCTACTACGGTACTTCGTGCACGGGCTGGAAGCCCGTGTCACTGATTGCCCAGCGCTTCCACCATCGCCGTGACTACCTTGTCGCGGGCCGACTTCAGTGTTCCCTCAATCCGAAGCCCCGACGCCCGCGCGTGACCGCCGCCGCCGAACTTTTCGGCGAAGCGGGCGACATCGACCTGGCCTTTGCTCCGCAAACTGACGCGGATCGCGCCGCCGTCTTTGGGTTCGGTCAGCAGGATCGATGCTTGGACCGTCTGGATCTGCAGCGGGATGTTGATCAGGTTCTCGGTGTCGGGGACGTCGGCGCGGGTTTCTTCGAAGTCGGATTTCCGCACCTGCATGACTGCCAGTCGGCCGTCGGCGAGCAGTTCCAGGGACTGCTGGGCGCGGGTTTGCAGCGCCACCCGTTCCGCCCGTTCGTTCTGGAACAGAAGCTGATACATCTTGTCGGTATCGACCCCCACTTCCATCAGCCGGGCCGCAAGCCGCAGGGTGTAGGGCCGGGTGTTGGCGAACTGGAACCACCCGGTGTCGCTGGCGATCGCCAGGAAGATCGCCGAGCCGATGTTGGTATCGATCGGAATGTCCCACTGGTCGAGCAGTTCCGCGACGATCTCCCCCGCGGCCGAGGCTTCGGTGATGACCAGTTTCGTCGTCGCCCAGTCCTCCTGTGTCAGGTGATGGTCGATGACGAGCTTGGGCACCTTCCAGTTGAGAATACGGTCTTTCAGTCCCGGCAACTGCGACCAGGTGCCGGTGTCGCAGGAGACGAATGCGTCAAAGCGGGAGAGGTCATTGAGCTTCTCGGGCCACCCCTTGTCCGCGTCGTGACAGATGATCTTGTTGGTCTCGACGACGAACGCGTATTTGCGCGGCAGCTTCGACAGGACGAGCAACTCGGCATCGATCCCCACCTTGCGAAGTCCCAGAATCAGCGCGACGCAAGTGCCCAGGGCATCTCCATCGGGGCGCACATGTGTGGTGACCAGAATCCGCTTGCAGCGCGACGCCACTTCGATGATCGCGCGGTAGGGGTCGAGGGTGGAGGGGGTTGCTGTCATGACGTCGTGATGAGTTTCGATTCGCAATCGCGCTCTCGAAGTCGTCTGCGGTCTCGCTAAACACCGAGGCAGACTGCGTGAAGTATCGTCAACGCTTGCATTTGTGGAAGGGCTACAATCATTGTTCGCGCCGCGTTGGGCCTGCAATGCGCCGGATGACCCCAATGTCCTTCGCAATCTGTGCCTTCAGCGCGTCGATCCCCGGAAGTTTCCACTGCTCGCGGACCCAGTCGATCACCTCGACCGACAGGTGCTGACCGTAGATATCCCCGTCGAAGTCGAGAATGTGGGCTTCGACCTGTCTCTTGTTCTCCCCGAACGTGGGCATCGTACCGATGCTTAAAGCGACGGGATGCGATTGCCCCCCGATCGTGCAACTTGCCGCGTAGACGCCGTCCGTGGGAACCATGAGATCGGCGCAGTCGAGGTTCGCGGTGGGGATGCCGATGGTTCGGCCGCGCTGGTGACCTTTCACCACCGGCCCTTCCAGGACGTAGGGACGACCGAGGCAGGTCGTGGCGTCCCGCATTCGGCCTGCATCGACCAGAAACCGCACGAGCGAGCTACTGAGCGGCGCAATCTGTTTATCGACCATCGCCGTCTCGATAGGTTCAACGACATGAAGCGTGACGCTTGTTCCCTGGGACCATTCGCGCAACTTCGGCACCGTTCCGCCACGGGCCTTGCCGAAGGTGAACGATTCCCCTTCGACCAGGTGCGCCACGCGCGATTCGTCTTTCAGGATCGCCCAGAACGCTTCGGCACTGAGCCCCAGCACATCGGGCGTCGGGGCGAGGACGACGTAGTCATCAACCCCCAGGTCGGCAATCAGCCGCTGCTTCGTCGCGGGCATGGTCAGGCGGGGAGGGGCGAGTTCGGGCCTCAGGACAGTGAGTGGGTGCGGTTCAAACGTAACGATCGCAACCTTGCCCGACGGCGAACGAGGCCGCAGCGCGTTACAGGTCGCGATGATGTGCTGGTGCCCGAGGTGGACGCCGTCAAAGTTCCCGATGGTCACCGCCGAGCCTGGCGGCAGCGATCGCAGCCCGTCTAAACCTTCCCTTACGTTCACCTGCGTTTGCTCCTTTGATCTTTCGCGTTTCCTGACCGGCGCAATCTACTATAATGCGAGCGTGGGGACACCTACCCGACAGTCTTGAAGCTTCTGGAACAAGAGGTCACGCGATGCGACGGTTCTCGAACGTAGCGATCGGTCCGGTGGTCCTGATGCTCGCGCTGACGTTCGCCATGCAACGCGCGGGCTACGCCCAGGTGGCCGACACGCGAAAGATCGGGTTCGTCTGCCACATGACCAACGACGCGACGGCGAAGGTGGTGAAGAAGGAACTGGCCCGGTTCATCAGTGCACTCCGGCCGACGCAATCGTTTGATGTCATCGTCGTCACCGAGAAAGGCGACGCCGCCGGCTACGCGAAGGACGGTGTTCCCGTCGCCGCGACCGACGACAACAAGCGGCTGGTGCTGCAATTCCTTGAGACCGTGAAACCCACCAGGAGCGACAATCCCATCGCCGCGATGAAGCTGGCACTGGGACGCAAATACACCCTGCTCTACTTTCTGACCGATGCGCCGACGCTGCACAAGGACTTTACCGAACCGAAGATCACCGCGCTGAATGTGAACAAGATCAGGATTTCCACGCTGCTGTTCGAGACGTTCACCAAGCCGACCGAAGCGATGCTGATCTCGATCGCCGAGAAGAACGCTGGTCACTTCCGCTATATCCGGGCGAGCGATTCGAATTAATGTGCGACGGCCACGATAGCCTTGACCTGAGCATGAGGAGTTACGCCATGAGAGCAAAGCTGTTACCCCAATCCGTCCTACGGACACTGGCTGTCGCTGTGGCGATGCTTCCGGCGTTGTCTGCGCTTTCGGCCGTCAAGACGCAGGACGTGACGTACACCGTCGACAAGACTCCGTACGTCGGTTTCCTGGCGTACGACGACGCGAACGACGCGAAACGCCCCGGCATTCTCATCGGCCCCGAATGGGTCGGCCTGAACGACTACGCCCGCGGCCGCGCGAAACAACTGGCCGAGATGGGCTATGTCGCGTTCGTGTTCGATCCCTACGGCGGCGGGAAGAACGCCGCCGACGTCAAGCAATCCGCAGAGTGGTCCGGGGCGCTCAAGGCCGACCGGCCGGAGCTACGCAAACGCATCACGGCGGCCCTGGAAACGTTGAAGAAGCAGGACCGCGTCGATGCAAAGAAGATCGCCGCGATCGGCTACTGCTTCGGCGGAACGACGGTCCTTGAACTGGCCCGCAGCGGTGCCGACGTGCAAGGCGTCGTCAGCTTTCATGGCGGCCTCTCCACCACCCTGCCCGCCAAGGCCGGCGAACTGAAGGCAAAGGTTCTGGTTTGCCACGGCGCAATCGACCCGTTCGTCCCGCCGGCGGAGGTCGCCGCGTTCGAAAAGGAAATGCAGGACGCCAAGGCCGATTGGCAGCTCGTCAGCTACGGCAACGCGGTGCATTCGTTCACCAACCCGGCGGCGAAGGGGGAGATTCCGGGGGCACAATATGACGAGAAAGCGGACAAGCGGTCCTGGGAGGCGATGACTACGTTCCTAAGGGAGGCATTTACGCCCGGAACTTCTGTTCTTGTGCCGGAAGGTCCCAACGGAGCGGTATTCGCTGACGGAAAGCGGGCCCGCACCGTGATCTTCATCTGCGATGGCAGCGGAACAATGGTAGTCAAGCTTCAACATCTCAAGGTCGCGCTGTCGCAGGCCGTCGACGCTCTGCATGACGACCAGCAGATGATGAACGTGATTTTCTTCAGTGATGGAACGGCAACCGCGTTCGATTCTCGCGCCAACGTTATTGTAAACGCCGCAACAAAGGCTCAGGCCAAGGCGTTCATCGAGAATGCCTCTTCACGCGGATCATCTGAACCGTTTGCGGCGGTTCGCAGTGCGGCACGGCTGTCGGCCGATCTCGTATACTTCCTGGCCGATGGTGAAATGGAGATTCCAGGCACTCCAAATCTTGTGATTGATGAATTTGCTCGCGCCAACTTCCATCCGATGACGCGAGTTAACACAATCCTGTTTGAGAACAAAGAGCCAGGATCGGAGCGGGCGCTGAAGGAAATCGCAGCCAAATACAATGGCACCTACCGGTACATACCGCCGAACGACTGAAGATATGCTCGCAATGAAGACGCTGTTGGAAGGTTGTGCGGTGATGGGCGCGTCAGCATTCGCATGGCGAAGGATCTCGGGCAGTTTTCGGTGGTTGATCGACGACGAGGTCGAATGAGGCCGAGCATCGACGTAACCAATTTCAGTTGAATTGCAGGATGAGTGCTTCGTAGAATCGAAGGCAAGAGAAACGCTACTATGCCAATGACCCGCAACCAAATCCTTCTGGAAGCCCAAAGCCTCTCGGCCGAAGATCGGAATGCCCTGATCGAGGACTTAAGGCAATCGGGCGAAGATTTCACCCCGGAACAACTCGCCGAAGCGCGTCGACGCATCGAGGCCGTGGATCGGGGCGAGCTCGGCACTTTGCCCGGTGAGCAGGTCATGCAGGAAGTGCTTCAATCCCTGAGGCGGCGATGACGCATCGCTTCAACCTGAAGGCACGGGAAGAGTTCAAGAACGCCTGCGATTTCTATAATGATCAGAAACCAGGGCTGGGGTATGAATTTGCGATGGAGGTGGGCCTCGCCATCGCAGTGATTCGCGACGCGCCAAACCGATGGCCATTGATTGACCGGGGTATTCACAAGTACAGGCTCGACAGATTCCCCTACGGAATTCTCTATCGCATCTTGGATGCACAGCTTTTCGAAATCGTGGCCGTGTTCGACCTGCGTGCAGAGCCAGGAAGTTGGCGTTAAACGGCGGTCGAGCGACCCCTCACTCCGGCGACGGCAACTCCCCAATAAACTCTGCCAACTGCGTCGCCGTCGGCGATACGCCTGTCCGCACGTAGTAGCCGCTCGTCGCCGTGCCGACGCAGAGGCTTTCTTCCAGGTCCAGCCCGAGCATTCGGCCGAGGCAGAAGCCGCCGTTGAAATGGTCGCCGGCGCCGGTGCTGATCTTGGGTTCCTTGATGAACGGCCCGGCGAAGGTGCCGTGCTCGCCGGCTGTTGCTGCCGCCGCGCCTCGCCGCGGGTGAACGACCACGCAGTGCAGGTTCAGCTTCTCGCGGATGCGCTGCGCCGTCTGCACAATCTGCATCTCGGCGTCCCCCTTCACGGGCACCCCGATCACTTCGGCGATCGTGCTTGCTTCCTTTAGGTTCAGCCCCAGCGTCACGTCGACGATCCCCTGGTACTTGGTCAGCGTGTTCATCGCGTGCAGGATGTCGGCGTGCGTGCGCTTCTCGGGGTCGCACAGGTCGATGAACAGGCTGCGCTTCTTGCCCGTGCGATTCGGCACGCCAAGGGCCAGGCTCTTTTCCCAGATCTCGCCGAGGAACGGCAGCATCACCCAGTTGACCATGCCGACCAGATCGGCTTGCTCCAGCAGTTCCACCCAGCGGTCCTGGCCGACGCGGGACATCAGGTTGTCCCAGTTGATGTCGCCCATCTCCTTGGTGTACTTGCCGAGCATCAGCTTGCCGTCTTCGAACTCCAGCGCATCGGTGTGCCCCGGCTCGCCGAGGGAGATGACATTGGCGTGCTCGGCCATCTCTGAAAAGACGCTGTGAATGGTCGGAAAGCCGACCGCACCAACATAGGTCACGCCCACGCCGGCCGCGGCCAGCGCGTTGGCCATGATCGGGCCGTTCCCGCCGAGCTTCATCCGCTTGACCATCAGCTCGAAGTTCATGCTCTTGCCGGCGGCGGCAGAGACCTTCTGGCCGAGCAGTTCGATGGTCGGAATGGCGTCGTACGCCTCGTGGCTGTGGCGCTTGTCGACGACGGCAATGATCTCGTCGACAAACCCGTCCAGGCCGATGACCGCCTTCTTCCCGGCGAGCGACGGGATCGCGGCGGCAAGCTTCTGACTGGCGGACGCACAGATGGATTCACGGGGCTTTGACATGGTTGTGATTTGTAGGGCGGGGACTGCCCGCCATAGAGAGCTCTCAGTGCGGTGAGGCAATTACTTTTGCATCAGATTCGTTTGGAAACGCGCGACGACGCACCCGCGATTCCATCGGCGGGGCCGTGCCCGCCCTACTTCGCGCCGCCCTGGGGCATACGGCTGATTCCCTCGACCGCGGCCGGACGCGCCGGCATCGCCGTGTAGGTCGGCTCGTAGGTCAGCGTGGAATACTTCTCTTTCGTGCCCGGCGGGTTCTTGATGAACGTGAACGGGAACACCACCGACTGCACCACAAACGCCAGCGGACTGGCGACGAAGCCCTGATCGGCCCGCTGATCCTTCGTGGTCTGATAATCGTAAGGGAAGCGGTTTTTGAATGCCTCGAGCGTGCTGTTGGCAAACTCGGCGTCCTGCTGCGGCCAGGTGCGGATCGCCATCGCATCGTCCTGAACGATGTCGTCGTTGGCGGCCTCGGCGGGGCGCTTGTACTTCAAGTTGCACCCGGCGATGGCAGGTATCACGCCAGCCAACGCCAGCAAAGCCAGCGACCGGCGGCCGCGAACCAGGGTCGAATTACGGATTGAAGACATTGTTCAGGTCCTTTTTAAGGCCGTCTCGATCGAAGGATGGATCGCCCTTCTTCGGTTCAGTATCGGGTTTGGCGGGCGACATCCCGTAGTTCCAGGGGTCCGACAGGGCCCGATCTGCGGCTGTCGGACGTGTGGTCGCCGAGGAATCCGAGCAGCCGACCATCACGGGGAGAAGATAGAGGATGGGCGATAGAAGATAGAGGATCGCTCTTTCAGACGA is part of the Humisphaera borealis genome and encodes:
- a CDS encoding Gfo/Idh/MocA family protein — translated: MTFKLDRDTIRWGIIGCGDVTEVKSGPGFQKATNSALVAVMRRSGDKAADYAKRHNIPRWYDDAAKLIADPEVDAVYIATPPGSHMQYTLEVAAAGKPVYVEKPMARTHDECTKMVEACKRAGVPLFVAYYRRRLPRILRVKQLIDSGAIGEVRFVQHTLFQRPNAQEKTRDALPWRVIPELAGGGRFLDLASHALDVFDYLFGPVAEATGCAANQAKLYDAEDIVTGNWVHQSGVIGSCTLCFTTFDRIDRCEIVGSKGVITFQVIEGGPIEVWTAGGKQHYDDPNPLHVQQPLIQSVVDDLRGVGTCPSTGESAARTSWVMDRMLEEYRAGRHQ
- a CDS encoding DHH family phosphoesterase, with the translated sequence MTATPSTLDPYRAIIEVASRCKRILVTTHVRPDGDALGTCVALILGLRKVGIDAELLVLSKLPRKYAFVVETNKIICHDADKGWPEKLNDLSRFDAFVSCDTGTWSQLPGLKDRILNWKVPKLVIDHHLTQEDWATTKLVITEASAAGEIVAELLDQWDIPIDTNIGSAIFLAIASDTGWFQFANTRPYTLRLAARLMEVGVDTDKMYQLLFQNERAERVALQTRAQQSLELLADGRLAVMQVRKSDFEETRADVPDTENLINIPLQIQTVQASILLTEPKDGGAIRVSLRSKGQVDVARFAEKFGGGGHARASGLRIEGTLKSARDKVVTAMVEALGNQ
- the ribF gene encoding riboflavin biosynthesis protein RibF, whose translation is MNVREGLDGLRSLPPGSAVTIGNFDGVHLGHQHIIATCNALRPRSPSGKVAIVTFEPHPLTVLRPELAPPRLTMPATKQRLIADLGVDDYVVLAPTPDVLGLSAEAFWAILKDESRVAHLVEGESFTFGKARGGTVPKLREWSQGTSVTLHVVEPIETAMVDKQIAPLSSSLVRFLVDAGRMRDATTCLGRPYVLEGPVVKGHQRGRTIGIPTANLDCADLMVPTDGVYAASCTIGGQSHPVALSIGTMPTFGENKRQVEAHILDFDGDIYGQHLSVEVIDWVREQWKLPGIDALKAQIAKDIGVIRRIAGPTRREQ
- a CDS encoding dienelactone hydrolase family protein gives rise to the protein MRAKLLPQSVLRTLAVAVAMLPALSALSAVKTQDVTYTVDKTPYVGFLAYDDANDAKRPGILIGPEWVGLNDYARGRAKQLAEMGYVAFVFDPYGGGKNAADVKQSAEWSGALKADRPELRKRITAALETLKKQDRVDAKKIAAIGYCFGGTTVLELARSGADVQGVVSFHGGLSTTLPAKAGELKAKVLVCHGAIDPFVPPAEVAAFEKEMQDAKADWQLVSYGNAVHSFTNPAAKGEIPGAQYDEKADKRSWEAMTTFLREAFTPGTSVLVPEGPNGAVFADGKRARTVIFICDGSGTMVVKLQHLKVALSQAVDALHDDQQMMNVIFFSDGTATAFDSRANVIVNAATKAQAKAFIENASSRGSSEPFAAVRSAARLSADLVYFLADGEMEIPGTPNLVIDEFARANFHPMTRVNTILFENKEPGSERALKEIAAKYNGTYRYIPPND
- a CDS encoding addiction module protein is translated as MTRNQILLEAQSLSAEDRNALIEDLRQSGEDFTPEQLAEARRRIEAVDRGELGTLPGEQVMQEVLQSLRRR
- a CDS encoding PfkB family carbohydrate kinase; translated protein: MSKPRESICASASQKLAAAIPSLAGKKAVIGLDGFVDEIIAVVDKRHSHEAYDAIPTIELLGQKVSAAAGKSMNFELMVKRMKLGGNGPIMANALAAAGVGVTYVGAVGFPTIHSVFSEMAEHANVISLGEPGHTDALEFEDGKLMLGKYTKEMGDINWDNLMSRVGQDRWVELLEQADLVGMVNWVMLPFLGEIWEKSLALGVPNRTGKKRSLFIDLCDPEKRTHADILHAMNTLTKYQGIVDVTLGLNLKEASTIAEVIGVPVKGDAEMQIVQTAQRIREKLNLHCVVVHPRRGAAAATAGEHGTFAGPFIKEPKISTGAGDHFNGGFCLGRMLGLDLEESLCVGTATSGYYVRTGVSPTATQLAEFIGELPSPE